DNA from Sphingobium cloacae:
GTCGGCCTTTGAGCAAGCTGCTGGACGGCTCAATATCGCGGCGCGTCCGCTCGACATGGCGCGCGCCGTTCTGGTGGACGGCGAGGCCCAATCGGCCGTGGCGAAGCGCGAAGGCGTGTCCCGCAATGCCGTTTGTCTGGCGGTCAACCGGATTTGGAACGCGCATAGCGAGGTTCCCGAAGGTTTCGAGCGTGTGACGGCGATTTTACCGAAACATAAAGCCTTCCTTGTGCGGCAATGGCAGCGCGAGGCGGTGGAAAGATTGGACGCCAAACG
Protein-coding regions in this window:
- a CDS encoding TrfB-related DNA-binding protein — translated: MSASAFEQAAGRLNIAARPLDMARAVLVDGEAQSAVAKREGVSRNAVCLAVNRIWNAHSEVPEGFERVTAILPKHKAFLVRQWQREAVERLDAKR